The DNA segment CGTGCGTTGGATCAATGGAATCTTGTCCGAATCCTCAGGCTGTGTCTTCACCGTCATTCCATTGATTTTGGAAGCAATGGAATAACTCTCATCCTCACAAATGATCACAGGTAAGTCGGTCTGCCTGAGAAACTCCATCATCTTCGGCGTTGGCAGTACATTGCGCGTCAGAATCAACCCGGAAACGCCACCCTGCTCAGAGGTGAAGCGCTGCGAGGACATCGCAGCAAAGAGTACATCCTCCCGGTCTCCTGGCACGATCACCAATACCCCGGGTCGAAAATAGTCGGTGATCACCTTGGCCGTCATGGCTCCGATGATGACATTGAGAATGCGGGCATGCTTGCCACGTTGCTCTCCGTTGAGCCAGCGACCTTTTGTCACTTCGACGATTTGCTGCAGATTTGGAGCTGTCAATTCCTTGACCATGGGGATGACGCCAAGCAGCTCAATGCCCAGTCGCCGCAACCCCTTACCACCGTACTCGCGGATAAACTCAAGCTTGTCGGGCAATACCTTGTTCAGGATTGCCCCAATCACCTCCACACCGTGTTTTTCAAACAGCGCACGATTCATCTCAATTTCATCAACGGGACGCCCAATGCCACCGGATGAGACGATGATGACTTTGCCGCCCAGGCACTTTGCAACCTGAGCATTGGACATGTCAAAAACCGTGCCGACACCCGCATGTCCACTTCCCTCGATGATGATGTAATCTTTCTCAAACGCAGCTCGGTCAAAGCCCCGGCACATGCGGTCCACGAGCTGCGGCGAATATTCATCCGGATTGTCCAGAAACCGCCGGGTGAGCGTGGGATCAATTGCCACAGGACTCATCGATTCGATGGGGGCAGCGATCCGGTAGGTCGAGTTGAACAACACGGTATCCTCATCAATCATGTTGCCGCCCACATGCACAAAGCGCTGCCCGATGGGTTTGATGAAGCCCAGATTCGGGTTGACCCTTTGGATGGCCGAGAACAGTCCGAGGCAGGTGGTAGTCTTTCCCTCGTTCATGCGTGTGCCTGCCACAAAAATCCGTTTGGTCGAACGGTTGGTCGGGTGCTTCAGCAATTGCCCCCTGTAGGTTTTTTCGTCTTCAATCATGGTCTGGAATCACTGAACAACAGGCGATGATCGACTGCCTGAGCGGCCACGATCACCGCCGTCCCCAGAATATCATGGGCACTCGCACTGCGACTAATCTCAGCTGCGGGACGCACAAATCCGGTCAGAATTTGCCCATAACTGCGGCAACCGGCAAGGCATTGCACCATCTTGGAGGCAATGTTGCTCGCCAACAGATCCGGAAAAATCAGCACATTGGCGTTGCCGGAAACCTGTCCGCTCAATCCCTTGATGCGTGCAGTAAAGGAATCCAGAGCGGCATCCGCCTGCAGTTCACCCTCTACATGAAAGGGGAGGCGCAACTCTGCAATTTTGGCTCGGGCGAGTTCAGTTGCCTCCTGCATCTTGACCACCCGGGGGTCACGGGCATCCTGTGCATGTGTCGTGTAGCTGAGCATGGCGATGCGAGGCACATCATTCGTGAGGTGCTGATGCAGGCAAGCCGTAGTCAGTGCGATGTCCATCAACTGCCGCGAGGTCGGGTCGGGGATGACTGCCGAATCCGCCAGGAACAACAACCGCCGCTCCTCTTCGTCGACCTTGACATCCAGAATGAGCAGGGACGATACCGTTGAGACATGAGGCTGCTTCGGAAGGATGCGGATCAGTGGACGCAGAGCACTCGACGCCATCGTTGTAGCACCCGAAACCACACCATCCGCCTGGCCATTGGCAACCATCATCGCTGCGTAGGTATTGGTGTCGAGCAGACGCTCGCGATTGGCCTCGTCCGGGAATTGTGAAAAATGCGGAATCTCCCTGATTCGCTCAACGTAAAGCTCCAACTCGTCCGTGCGAGAGGGTTCCACCAGTCGGATTCGGTCGAGATTGATGTTGAGCTGCTGTGCCCGATCCTTGATCACCCGCCGATCTCCCAACAGGATGGGAACCCCGAGCTGGCTGGTAACAAACTGACGGGCCGCCTGAATGATGCGAGGGTCTGCTCCCTCGGGGAACACAATTCGCTTCGGGTGGCGCTGCAATTGTTCCTTGAGTCTTTCGAGAAATAACACGGCGAAGCAGATGCAGGTGAAACGGTCAAATTGTGATTGTCGTCCCTCTGGGCGATGTGCATAGAGGAAAGACCTGATCACCAGCAATCTCTAGGGCATTTCGCCAACGATTCAACACAAACCCTCATGAATTCAAAAAGTATTCGGCAAATGAGTACGCTGGTACTCTCCACTGGAGGGTCTCGCCTTTTGGGATTGGTCCGGGATGTTGCCTTCTTTTCTTCGTTTGGAACGGGTCTGATCGCCTCAGCCTTTCTCATGGCTTTCACCCTGCCCAATCTTTTTCGCAGGCTATTGGGTGAAGGAGCGTTGGCATCCGCCTTCATTCCCGTTTTCAGCCAAAACTGGAACTGCGACCCCAAATCGGGGTTTCGCCTCTTGAACCAGACTCTGACGCGACTGCTGCTCTATTTCGGCGGAGGGATTGCCTTGGCTTCCATCCTCTTGCTGGGTTTCCATCATCAGTATGACCTGCCTGAGAAATGGTCCGTCACCTTGCCCATGCTTGTCATGCTGTTGCCCTATGCGGTGATGATTTGCATGGCTGCGATCCTCACCGCAGCGCTCAATGTCTTCGGCAAATTTTTCCTAGCTTCACTCTCCCCGATTTTCCTCAATCTCGCCATGATCAGTGCCCTGCTGGCAGGCAACTATCTCTTTCCTGCCGGTTCCCTGTCACTCGCGATCATGCTCTGCGTCGGGGTGCTGTGCGGAGGTCTGCTTCAGTTTCTCCTTCCCGCTGCGCAGCTGGTGGGGCACCAATGGCTCCCTCAGGTCAACCTGCAGCCCTCCCCGGAACTCCAACGACTCAGGCAACTTTTCCTCACCGCAACGGGCGGAGCTGCCATTCTTCAGGTCAACATTCTCGTCACGCGTCTGATCGCCTACCAGCATTCCGATGCTGCAGTGTCACAGCTCTACCTTGCGAGTCGTCTGACAGAACTTCCACTTGGCATGTTTGCAGTCGCAATCTACACCGTGCTGTTTCCGTTGCTGTCCGGATTTGCAGCACGGGCGGATCACGCCCGCTTCTCCGAAACCTGCAAGCATGGCATTCTGCTTTCATACGGCATCACAATGCCTGCTGCAGTGGGTCTGGCCCTGCTTGCACAACCCATCATCTCAGTGCTCTTTCAATGGGGCAAGTTCACGAGTCATGACGTGGTCCAGAGCGCACCAGTGCTCAGTATCTACGCTGCCAGTGTCCCGTGCTACGCCATCATCGCTCTGCTGACCCGCGTCTTTCACTCCCGACAGGAGATGCGGTCTCCGGTTCAGGTATCCGCGATCGCTTTGGTACTCAATGCCACCCTTTCTATAGGTTTGATGATTCCCTTCGGCGTGCTCGGACTGGCAAGTGCCAATGTCATCACCTCACTGGTACAGCTTTGTCTGCTGGTTGGGCTGCTTCGGCATCGCGACTGGATCGACTCACTGGGCAGCATGCTCTCCCCTTTGCTACGCATGTCGGCTGCCGCCGTATTCATGGGTTTTTGCGTCGTGGGTTTGAGCTGGTGGCTGCCCAAACCCGCCACCGGGGAGATTGCTTTGCAGATTCTAGCTCTCGGGACCCATATTGCAACGGGTGTGCTGAGCTATGCACTGGCCTGTTGGTTGATGGGGCTGCGCTCCTGGTTCAGCAAACCTACCGACCGCATATCCTGAGTATGATCATGATCAGGGGATCTGAAAGTGCTGGGTAATCACGCCGATGTTGCCATTTTCATCATACCCCTGAAACACCAGGCTGTACGATCCCGGCTTGAGGTCATTCAGCTCGATTTCAAATCGCTCGAGAGCAGAATCGAACATGCCGTCATCCGGGATGGCTTTCATCATGTGTCCACCGTTCAGGACATAGTATGCACGCTCAATCACTCCAAACTTGTCCTCCACCACAATGTTTGCTCGGTAGCGATCCTCAAGGACTTCCTGAGACTCGATGCTTACCACGGGTGAGGTGAAGTCGATCAGGAACGGATCACTGCGTTTCTCAAAGCGATGGGCGAGGTCTGCCTGATTGTCGAGCCGGTCATCAGCGACAACCTTGAGCTGATAATAGCCCTCCTCAAGCCCCCGAATATCCATTGCGAAAATCGGGTTTTCCAGATCGGATGCGATCTGGATCCAATCGTTTTCGCCAACGCGTTTCACAAATAGATCAAACAGCAGACGATCTCTGTTCGGATCTCCCGGCATCCAAACCGCCGTCATTGCCCCCTCTTCCTTTTCTCTGACCAGTTGCGGAATTCGGGGAGTCTGACCCAGATTCGAATTGGACTGAAAGACCTTCGAGAAATTCATGTTCTGCGACTGACGGGGTGGGGCATAGAGTCCAAATGCTCCGGGCACGATACGAATCTCGTCAATCGTCGGCTCAAGATTTTGCTCTTGATAGAATACCTGGATGCGCTGTAGTCCTGGATTTTCCGGATACATTCGGATCTTATACTGCACAAAACGAGAGCTAGGACTCTGGATGCGATTCCCCTCCAGTGCCTGCCAATCCGACCAGGAACGGTTGGGATCTTCAATGTTGCCCGAACGTGTCTCGATCTCGACTCCGTTGGTGAAGGTTCCTGTAACGGAAAGATAGCGCAGGGTGCCCCATTTCACCATCTTGCCAGTGTCAATCACCTCCGATGTGTAGGTTGCCTCATCACTGATGGATGCGCCCAGTTTGTAGATGCGTGCCGGATTACTGGAAATCAGAAAAAGGCTGCCATCCGCATCACCTGTTTTCACGATTTGCGTGACTTCACCTCCGGTAGGAACTGTGAGCACGTTACTCCACTGGTTCATGCTGTGAGCTCGAAAGACACGGCCATTGGTACCACTGCCGATCAACCAATCCTTTTCCGTTTCGGGAAACACCGTAAAAATCTTGTTGGGACTCAGACTCCAGACGGTGTTGATGTTGCCATCCGCATCCAGACGCATCAACCCATTGTCTTCGGGCAGGTTTTTGGCAAAAATCGTCATCAAAAACGGATTACTGTCCTCCTCTTCGCCACTGTTATTGGTGGACCTTGTGGATGCGCTCGCATTTGAAGATTTGGAGGAGTTGTTTGAAGAAAAGGTCGAAAAATAGATGGACCCATCTGCACGGGGGAAAATACTTTTGATTTCTTCTGCTCCTGAGTGATAAAGCGCCCGGTGATTACCCTGGAGGTCAAGTCGGTAGAGATTTCCTCCATTTCCACATCCGATCACCAACGCACTTCCATCAACGGTGAATGCCATCTTGTTCACATGGGTTTCCGACGCCTCGAACAATACCTCTGCTTCCTCACCGGGTCGATATTCGAGCGGAACGCGGTAAACCTTGCCCGATCCACCCGTAGCGATGTAGAGCATGCCGTCCGGACCTATTTCCAAGTCCCAGATGTATAGGTCAGATGGGTCAAAAAACACTTCCTGTCGTCCTTCAGAATCGATGCGATACACCCGTCCCTTTGGGGATGTGCCCACATAGACCCGCCCTTGTTCATCGACTGCCAGCGCTCTGGAGAGCGATTCTTCAGGTTGTATCAATACTTCCGGTTCAGTCTCAGGAAACACCCGGTAAACGGTTCCGTTGTTCCCTGTGCTGACAATGAGTTCCCCGCTGGGTCCCAGGACTGCTTCCCACACGATGGATGCAGGAAGTGTGCTGTGCAAAGTCAGCTGCCGAGTGGGAAACAGCTTTCCATCGACGGAGATGCCAACATTGCTGAAGGTGCCTTTATCCAGGGTGCTGAATCCCTCATGCACCACGCTCTCGGTCATGACAGCAGTTGCGCTTGTCGCAGTTGCAGACGCCAGTATGACAATCAGCAGGCATTGCAACGAATGGAAACGGGAGAAAATCTTCATAGTAAAGCGATAACCGGATTATTTGATTTCAATGTTCAGGCGGTATGAACCCGAGAACACGCCCGAGGTGGGCAGGGTGGTTTCCCA comes from the Puniceicoccaceae bacterium genome and includes:
- the murJ gene encoding murein biosynthesis integral membrane protein MurJ gives rise to the protein MNSKSIRQMSTLVLSTGGSRLLGLVRDVAFFSSFGTGLIASAFLMAFTLPNLFRRLLGEGALASAFIPVFSQNWNCDPKSGFRLLNQTLTRLLLYFGGGIALASILLLGFHHQYDLPEKWSVTLPMLVMLLPYAVMICMAAILTAALNVFGKFFLASLSPIFLNLAMISALLAGNYLFPAGSLSLAIMLCVGVLCGGLLQFLLPAAQLVGHQWLPQVNLQPSPELQRLRQLFLTATGGAAILQVNILVTRLIAYQHSDAAVSQLYLASRLTELPLGMFAVAIYTVLFPLLSGFAARADHARFSETCKHGILLSYGITMPAAVGLALLAQPIISVLFQWGKFTSHDVVQSAPVLSIYAASVPCYAIIALLTRVFHSRQEMRSPVQVSAIALVLNATLSIGLMIPFGVLGLASANVITSLVQLCLLVGLLRHRDWIDSLGSMLSPLLRMSAAAVFMGFCVVGLSWWLPKPATGEIALQILALGTHIATGVLSYALACWLMGLRSWFSKPTDRIS
- a CDS encoding phosphate acyltransferase, with the translated sequence MLFLERLKEQLQRHPKRIVFPEGADPRIIQAARQFVTSQLGVPILLGDRRVIKDRAQQLNINLDRIRLVEPSRTDELELYVERIREIPHFSQFPDEANRERLLDTNTYAAMMVANGQADGVVSGATTMASSALRPLIRILPKQPHVSTVSSLLILDVKVDEEERRLLFLADSAVIPDPTSRQLMDIALTTACLHQHLTNDVPRIAMLSYTTHAQDARDPRVVKMQEATELARAKIAELRLPFHVEGELQADAALDSFTARIKGLSGQVSGNANVLIFPDLLASNIASKMVQCLAGCRSYGQILTGFVRPAAEISRSASAHDILGTAVIVAAQAVDHRLLFSDSRP
- a CDS encoding AAA family ATPase encodes the protein MIEDEKTYRGQLLKHPTNRSTKRIFVAGTRMNEGKTTTCLGLFSAIQRVNPNLGFIKPIGQRFVHVGGNMIDEDTVLFNSTYRIAAPIESMSPVAIDPTLTRRFLDNPDEYSPQLVDRMCRGFDRAAFEKDYIIIEGSGHAGVGTVFDMSNAQVAKCLGGKVIIVSSGGIGRPVDEIEMNRALFEKHGVEVIGAILNKVLPDKLEFIREYGGKGLRRLGIELLGVIPMVKELTAPNLQQIVEVTKGRWLNGEQRGKHARILNVIIGAMTAKVITDYFRPGVLVIVPGDREDVLFAAMSSQRFTSEQGGVSGLILTRNVLPTPKMMEFLRQTDLPVIICEDESYSIASKINGMTVKTQPEDSDKIPLIQRTIMDSIDVDKIFGAFE